The following proteins are encoded in a genomic region of Coffea eugenioides isolate CCC68of chromosome 6, Ceug_1.0, whole genome shotgun sequence:
- the LOC113774905 gene encoding uncharacterized protein LOC113774905 isoform X1, giving the protein MMGIAAKVRGAARICQSFSLLRPPSALTPGQPLRFLSESNNANKNPVVQQMIDYALSVGRSQKSDESISQGLLVLEQCHSTQAADDDSKGMVLLAMSTLLYERGNFAEAFEKLQSIQDLSSSSIAIRVAATEALVGIHLELDEDDASSVLTNIWYNLMDAIKLDIGGGSGFDVLEARAKALKGLLELVRGNLQTAAQDDLLVAQDTEACTGNVALSYGEYLHGMRKLPIAKELYQKVIQQLSERDFNDLHNIGACNMSKDEVYLAATCALGQLEAHLGNFGDAEEILTAALKKAEQHFGSNHPKVGVILTCIALMYRLKATTEGSSSLLIQEFILQGLYRKAIELLRAPPLDSDGAEGKVYRREMVALARGGYAEILCVQQNRKAEGEKMRRWAEAVWKNRRLSLAEVLDISENSTKVPVIDARICRGL; this is encoded by the exons ATGATGGGCATTGCAGCAAAGGTTCGCGGAGCGGCGAGAATCTGCCAGTCTTTCTCTCTGCTCCGACCACCATCGGCACTAACTCCGGGACAGCCTCTGAGATTTTTGTCGGAGAGCAACAACGCAAACAAGAACCCAGTTGTCCAGCAAATGATAGACTACGCACTTTCTGTTGGCCGTTCCCAAAAATCAG ATGAATCAATTTCGCAGGGTCTGTTGGTATTGGAGCAGTGCCACTCCACTCAAGCTGCAGATGACGATTCAAAAGGGATGGTTCTTTTAGCCATGTCTACCCTATTATATGAAAG GGGAAACTTTGCTGAAGCCTTTGAGAAACTGCAGAGCATCCAAGATTTGAGCTCGTCTTCTATTGCTATTAGAG TTGCTGCTACAGAAGCTCTAGTAGGAATCCATCTCGAATTGGATGAG GATGATGCTTCATCTGTGCTCACAAATATATGGTATAACCTCATGGACGCTATCAAATTAGACATTGGTGGTGGGAGTGGCTTTGATGTTCTGGAAGCCCGTGCAAAGGCGTTAAAAGGACTTCTGGAGCTGGTCCGGGGTAATCTTCAAACAG CAGCTCAGGATGATCTTCTAGTAGCTCAGGATACTGAAGCTTGCACTG GCAATGTTGCTCTGTCTTATGGTGAATATCTTCATGGCATGCGGAAACTTCCTATTGCAAAGGAATTATACCAGAAAGTGATTCAGCAGTTGTCGGAGAGAGATTTTAACGACCTGCATAATATTGGGGCATGTAACATGTCAAAGGATGAGGTTTACTTAGCAGCTACATGTGCATTAGGGCAGCTTGAGGCTCATTTAGG aaattttggtGATGCTGAGGAGATTCTTACTGCAGCACTGAAGAAAGCAGAACAACATTTTG GGTCCAATCATCCCAAGGTTGGTGTTATTTTAACCTGCATAGCTCTCATGTATCGCTTGAAAGCGACAACAGAAGGCTCAAGTTCTCTTCTAATTCAAGAG TTCATCCTGCAGGGACTTTATAGAAAGGCAATAGAACTGCTTAGAGCTCCACCATTGGACAGTGATG GCGCTGAAGGAAAAGTATATAGAAGGGAAATGGTTGCCCTTGCCAGAG GTGGCTATGCAGAAATACTGTGTGTTCAACAGAACAGAAAAGCAGAAGGCGAAAAAATGAGGCGCTGGGCAGAAGCTGTATGGAAAAATCGCAGGCTTTCACTAGCTGAGGTGCTAGACATATCTGAGAATTCTACCAAAGTACCTGTTATAGATGCTAGAATATGCAG AGGTCTGTAG
- the LOC113772975 gene encoding protein SRG1-like: MTINQNSTEEELPNYGGSLSAPNVQEMVKRDPSKIPDRNIRSLEDQPKRTKMTSFSSEIPTVDLSLLLQQQEQELRKLDKACKEWGFFQVVNHGIENQVLQKIKDTARLFLDLPLEEKNKFSMPADDMQGYGHAFVFSEKQKLDWNDALVLFMFPSKFRKCKFWPTTPADFIDTVEKYSSEIRRVGMELLRSISINMGMASNTLLTMHKELPQALRLNNYPPCCKPDEVLGFSPHSDASTITVPSQDDDVTGLEIQHEGQWVPIRPIPNALVVNVGDVLEIHHQPINGEPKFLRFRNDSQIWSNGTYRSIEHRAVTNKNKARISFATFLSPQDDVEIEPLDTMMDSHGSLRKYKKVIFGDYIRKFFKAKLEGKSRFEMEKMELDSADLH, translated from the exons ATGACTATTAATCAGAATAGCACAGAAGAGGAGCTACCTAATTATGGGGGATCTTTATCAGCACCAAATGTTCAAGAAATGGTGAAGAGGGATCCTTCAAAAATCCCAGACAGAAACATCAGGAGCCTAGAGGACCAgccaaaaagaacaaaaatgacCTCTTTCTCCTCTGAGATTCCTACAGTAGATTTATCATTGCTTTTACAGCAGCAAGAACAGGAGCTCAGGAAACTGGACAAGGCATGCAAAGAATGGGGTTTCTTTCag GTGGTCAATCATGGAATAGAGAACCAAGTattgcaaaaaataaaagatactgCAAGATTATTTCTTGATCTCCCATTAGAGGAGAAGAATAAGTTCTCAATGCCCGCAGATGACATGCAGGGATATGGGCATGCATTTGTGTTTTCTGAAAAGCAGAAATTGGATTGGAATGATGCACTAGTTCTGTTCATGTTTCCTTCAAAGTTCCGAAAATGTAAATTCTGGCCCACCACACCAGCGGATTTCAT TGATACTGTGGAGAAATATTCATCTGAAATACGAAGAGTGGGCATGGAACTGCTTCGTTCCATATCTATAAACATGGGAATGGCCAGCAATACCCTTCTTACAATGCACAAGGAGCTGCCTCAAGCTTTGCGTCTGAACAACTACCCCCCCTGTTGCAAACCTGATGAAGTTCTAGGATTTAGCCCTCACTCAGATGCAAGTACTATAACCGTACCATCACAAGATGATGATGTTACTGGTTTAGAAATTCAGCATGAGGGCCAGTGGGTGCCAATTAGACCGATTCCAAATGCTCTAGTTGTCAATGTTGGAGATGTTCTTGAG ATCCATCATCAACCAATTAATGGCGAACCAAAATTTCTTCGTTTTCGGAATGACTCTCAGATTTGGAGTAATGGGACATACAGGAGCATCGAACACCGAGCAGTGACAAACAAGAATAAGGCAAGGATTTCCTTTGCAACATTTCTATCCCCGCAAGATGATGTAGAAATAGAACCCTTGGATACCATGATGGACTCCCATGGTTCCTTGAGGAAGTACAAGAAGGTAATTTTTGGAGATTACATCAGGAAATTCTTCAAGGCAAAATTGGAAGGAAAGTCTAGGTTCGAAATGGAAAAGATGGAACTTGATAGTGCCGACTTACATTGA
- the LOC113775786 gene encoding thaumatin-like protein, producing the protein MLISSHLLLILLCVYAFLTRSNGIQLILVNNCPENIWPGILGGAGHVTPKAGGFHLSCGEEVIIGVPEMWSGRIWGRQDCHFDDKGKGSCGTGDCSGQLHCEGMGGAPPATVVEMTLGTSTSPLHFYDVSLVDGFNLPVSMKPVGGGIGCGIAECEVDLNICCPSALEVRVGEKVIGCKSACLAMQSAKYCCTGEYGNPKTCKPTLFANLFKAICPKAYSYAFDDSSSLNKCRASRYVITFCPPK; encoded by the exons ATGCTAATTTCTTCACATCTCCTACTCATCCTACTCTGCGTATATGCCTTTCTCACGAGATCAA ATGGGATACAGCTAATATTGGTAAACAATTGTCCAGAAAATATATGGCCAGGGATACTTGGCGGCGCTGGCCATGTCACCCCAAAAGCAGGTGGTTTCCATCTGAGCTGCGGCGAGGAAGTTATCATTGGCGTGCCTGAGATGTGGTCAGGCAGGATATGGGGCAGGCAGGATTGCCATTTTGATGACAAAGGAAAAGGGTCGTGTGGCACCGGAGACTGTTCAGGTCAACTACACTGTGAGGGAATGGGTGGTGCACCACCAGCAACTGTGGTGGAAATGACACTGGGGACATCCACCTCCCCCTTACATTTTTATGACGTGAGTTTAGTTGATGGATTCAACTTGCCTGTCTCGATGAAGCCAGTCGGAGGTGGAATTGGCTGTGGCATAGCAGAATGTGAAGTTGATCTCAACATATGTTGTCCATCAGCATTGGAAGTTAGGGTAGGCGAGAAGGTGATAGGGTGCAAGAGTGCTTGCTTAGCTATGCAGTCGGCCAAGTATTGTTGCACGGGGGAATATGGAAACCCCAAAACCTGCAAACCAACACTCTTTGCCAATCTCTTTAAGGCCATTTGCCCGAAAGCCTATAGCTATGCTTTTGATGACTCTTCCAGCCTCAACAAATGCAGGGCCTCCCGTTATGTCATCACTTTCTGCCCTCCCAAGTGA
- the LOC113774688 gene encoding uncharacterized protein LOC113774688, with protein sequence MASTASLQTLFSSLGVKQPRAGASGTSLRRSTTAVGSKVWSLNAGVRENKKKGRSLAVVAAVGDVSSEGTTYLIAGAAAVALIGTAFPILFSRKDLCPECDGAGFVRQSGAALRANAARKDQAQIVCARCNGLGKLNQIDK encoded by the exons ATGGCATCCACAGCTTCTCTGCAGACGTTGTTTTCTTCGCTAGGAGTCAAGCAACCACGCGCAGGAGCTAGCGGAACATCCCTGCGCAGGTCAACAACAGCTGTGGGTTCAAAAGTTTGGTCGCTCAACGCAGGCGTGAGGGAGAATAAGAAGAAAGGGAGGTCGCTGGCGGTGGTCGCAGCAGTTGGGGATGTGTCGTCGGAGGGAACCACTTATCTAATTGCGGGTGCTGCCGCTGTGGCCTTAATTGGAACTGCATTCCCCATACTCTTCTCCCGCAAGGACCT GTGTCCTGAATGCGATGGAGCAGGTTTCGTAAGACAATCGGGGGCCGCATTGAGGGCAAATGCAGCCAGGAAAGACCAGGCTCAGATTGTCTGTGCTCGTTGTAACGGTCTTGGCAAGCTCAACCAaattgacaaataa
- the LOC113774905 gene encoding uncharacterized protein LOC113774905 isoform X3, with the protein MMGIAAKVRGAARICQSFSLLRPPSALTPGQPLRFLSESNNANKNPVVQQMIDYALSVGRSQKSDESISQGLLVLEQCHSTQAADDDSKGMVLLAMSTLLYERGNFAEAFEKLQSIQDLSSSSIAIRVAATEALVGIHLELDEDDASSVLTNIWYNLMDAIKLDIGGGSGFDVLEARAKALKGLLELVRGNLQTAAQDDLLVAQDTEACTGNVALSYGEYLHGMRKLPIAKELYQKVIQQLSERDFNDLHNIGACNMSKDEVYLAATCALGQLEAHLGNFGDAEEILTAALKKAEQHFGSNHPKVGVILTCIALMYRLKATTEGSSSLLIQEGLYRKAIELLRAPPLDSDGAEGKVYRREMVALARGGYAEILCVQQNRKAEGEKMRRWAEAVWKNRRLSLAEVLDISENSTKVPVIDARICRSV; encoded by the exons ATGATGGGCATTGCAGCAAAGGTTCGCGGAGCGGCGAGAATCTGCCAGTCTTTCTCTCTGCTCCGACCACCATCGGCACTAACTCCGGGACAGCCTCTGAGATTTTTGTCGGAGAGCAACAACGCAAACAAGAACCCAGTTGTCCAGCAAATGATAGACTACGCACTTTCTGTTGGCCGTTCCCAAAAATCAG ATGAATCAATTTCGCAGGGTCTGTTGGTATTGGAGCAGTGCCACTCCACTCAAGCTGCAGATGACGATTCAAAAGGGATGGTTCTTTTAGCCATGTCTACCCTATTATATGAAAG GGGAAACTTTGCTGAAGCCTTTGAGAAACTGCAGAGCATCCAAGATTTGAGCTCGTCTTCTATTGCTATTAGAG TTGCTGCTACAGAAGCTCTAGTAGGAATCCATCTCGAATTGGATGAG GATGATGCTTCATCTGTGCTCACAAATATATGGTATAACCTCATGGACGCTATCAAATTAGACATTGGTGGTGGGAGTGGCTTTGATGTTCTGGAAGCCCGTGCAAAGGCGTTAAAAGGACTTCTGGAGCTGGTCCGGGGTAATCTTCAAACAG CAGCTCAGGATGATCTTCTAGTAGCTCAGGATACTGAAGCTTGCACTG GCAATGTTGCTCTGTCTTATGGTGAATATCTTCATGGCATGCGGAAACTTCCTATTGCAAAGGAATTATACCAGAAAGTGATTCAGCAGTTGTCGGAGAGAGATTTTAACGACCTGCATAATATTGGGGCATGTAACATGTCAAAGGATGAGGTTTACTTAGCAGCTACATGTGCATTAGGGCAGCTTGAGGCTCATTTAGG aaattttggtGATGCTGAGGAGATTCTTACTGCAGCACTGAAGAAAGCAGAACAACATTTTG GGTCCAATCATCCCAAGGTTGGTGTTATTTTAACCTGCATAGCTCTCATGTATCGCTTGAAAGCGACAACAGAAGGCTCAAGTTCTCTTCTAATTCAAGAG GGACTTTATAGAAAGGCAATAGAACTGCTTAGAGCTCCACCATTGGACAGTGATG GCGCTGAAGGAAAAGTATATAGAAGGGAAATGGTTGCCCTTGCCAGAG GTGGCTATGCAGAAATACTGTGTGTTCAACAGAACAGAAAAGCAGAAGGCGAAAAAATGAGGCGCTGGGCAGAAGCTGTATGGAAAAATCGCAGGCTTTCACTAGCTGAGGTGCTAGACATATCTGAGAATTCTACCAAAGTACCTGTTATAGATGCTAGAATATGCAGGTCTGTATAA
- the LOC113774907 gene encoding light-harvesting complex-like protein OHP1, chloroplastic — protein sequence MAKVGSGTSDQAMAASPAISSSFLPLPAIASLHHSQNHQLYFLHNNPTLRTSSRSQKRLVFKVQAAKLPAGVELPKEVPKFQPPFLGFTRTAEIWNSRTCMVGLIGIFIVELILNKGILQIIGVEVGKGLNLPL from the exons ATGGCTAAGGTTGGAAGCGGTACCAGCGACCAGGCAATGGCTGCGTCGCCggcaatttcttcttctttcctccCACTCCCGGCCATCGCATCACTCCATCATAGTCAGAATCACCAACTTTACTTTCTCCACAATAATCCAACCCTCAGAACCTCCTCCCGGAGTCAGAAGCGGCTGGTTTTCAAGGTTCAAGCTGCAAAGCTTCCTGCTGGA GTGGAACTGCCGAAAGAAGTTCCAAAATTTCAGCCCCCATTTCTGGGGTTCACTAGGACTGCTGAAATATGGAACTCCAGGACTTGCATGGTTGGTCTTATTGGCATCTTCATCGTTGAACTG ATTCTGAACAAGGGAATACTTCAGATAATTGGCGTAGAAGTTGGCAAAGGTCTTAATCTCCCCCTGTGA
- the LOC113774905 gene encoding uncharacterized protein LOC113774905 isoform X2, whose product MMGIAAKVRGAARICQSFSLLRPPSALTPGQPLRFLSESNNANKNPVVQQMIDYALSVGRSQKSDESISQGLLVLEQCHSTQAADDDSKGMVLLAMSTLLYERGNFAEAFEKLQSIQDLSSSSIAIRVAATEALVGIHLELDEDDASSVLTNIWYNLMDAIKLDIGGGSGFDVLEARAKALKGLLELVRGNLQTAQDDLLVAQDTEACTGNVALSYGEYLHGMRKLPIAKELYQKVIQQLSERDFNDLHNIGACNMSKDEVYLAATCALGQLEAHLGNFGDAEEILTAALKKAEQHFGSNHPKVGVILTCIALMYRLKATTEGSSSLLIQEFILQGLYRKAIELLRAPPLDSDGAEGKVYRREMVALARGGYAEILCVQQNRKAEGEKMRRWAEAVWKNRRLSLAEVLDISENSTKVPVIDARICRSV is encoded by the exons ATGATGGGCATTGCAGCAAAGGTTCGCGGAGCGGCGAGAATCTGCCAGTCTTTCTCTCTGCTCCGACCACCATCGGCACTAACTCCGGGACAGCCTCTGAGATTTTTGTCGGAGAGCAACAACGCAAACAAGAACCCAGTTGTCCAGCAAATGATAGACTACGCACTTTCTGTTGGCCGTTCCCAAAAATCAG ATGAATCAATTTCGCAGGGTCTGTTGGTATTGGAGCAGTGCCACTCCACTCAAGCTGCAGATGACGATTCAAAAGGGATGGTTCTTTTAGCCATGTCTACCCTATTATATGAAAG GGGAAACTTTGCTGAAGCCTTTGAGAAACTGCAGAGCATCCAAGATTTGAGCTCGTCTTCTATTGCTATTAGAG TTGCTGCTACAGAAGCTCTAGTAGGAATCCATCTCGAATTGGATGAG GATGATGCTTCATCTGTGCTCACAAATATATGGTATAACCTCATGGACGCTATCAAATTAGACATTGGTGGTGGGAGTGGCTTTGATGTTCTGGAAGCCCGTGCAAAGGCGTTAAAAGGACTTCTGGAGCTGGTCCGGGGTAATCTTCAAACAG CTCAGGATGATCTTCTAGTAGCTCAGGATACTGAAGCTTGCACTG GCAATGTTGCTCTGTCTTATGGTGAATATCTTCATGGCATGCGGAAACTTCCTATTGCAAAGGAATTATACCAGAAAGTGATTCAGCAGTTGTCGGAGAGAGATTTTAACGACCTGCATAATATTGGGGCATGTAACATGTCAAAGGATGAGGTTTACTTAGCAGCTACATGTGCATTAGGGCAGCTTGAGGCTCATTTAGG aaattttggtGATGCTGAGGAGATTCTTACTGCAGCACTGAAGAAAGCAGAACAACATTTTG GGTCCAATCATCCCAAGGTTGGTGTTATTTTAACCTGCATAGCTCTCATGTATCGCTTGAAAGCGACAACAGAAGGCTCAAGTTCTCTTCTAATTCAAGAG TTCATCCTGCAGGGACTTTATAGAAAGGCAATAGAACTGCTTAGAGCTCCACCATTGGACAGTGATG GCGCTGAAGGAAAAGTATATAGAAGGGAAATGGTTGCCCTTGCCAGAG GTGGCTATGCAGAAATACTGTGTGTTCAACAGAACAGAAAAGCAGAAGGCGAAAAAATGAGGCGCTGGGCAGAAGCTGTATGGAAAAATCGCAGGCTTTCACTAGCTGAGGTGCTAGACATATCTGAGAATTCTACCAAAGTACCTGTTATAGATGCTAGAATATGCAGGTCTGTATAA
- the LOC113774695 gene encoding uncharacterized protein LOC113774695 — MAKEGPNWEGLLKWSLSHADGTRPPGNLSEEDRRWFMEAMQSQTVDVIRRMKEITLVMQTPDQVLESQGVTPQDLEDMLDELQEHVESIDMANDLHSIGGLNPLLKYLRNSHDNIRAKAAEVVSTIVQNNPRSQQLVMEANGLEPLLHNFTSDPDVTVRTKALGAISSLIRHNKPGIAAFRLANGYSALKDALSFESVRFQRKALNLIQYLLHENRSDCNIVTELGFPRILMHFASSEDGEVREGALRGLLELARDRREQGGSCSSEEERKLKELLEQRIEGISLMSAEDLGAAREERQLVDSLWNASFNEASALQEKGLLVLPGEDAPPPDVASKHFEPPLRAWAADRNADVQANSEKKDAPLLLGPPAGSASRHNNSNTDGGDERNPPT; from the exons ATGGCGAAAGAAGGACCGAATTGGGAAGGTTTGCTGAAATGGAGTCTCTCTCACGCAGATGGTACTCGTCCCCCCGGTAATTTGAG CGAGGAGGATCGGAGATGGTTTATGGAGGCTATGCAATCGCAGACGGTTGACGTCATCAGAAGAATGAAGGAGATAACTCTGGTTATGCAAACTCCCGACCAAGTGCTTGAATCTCAAGGGGTCACTCCTCAAGATCTTGAGG ATATGTTGGACGAGTTACAAGAGCATGTCGAGTCTATTGACATGGCCAACG ATCTCCATTCTATTGGGGGTTTGAATCCTCTTCTCAAGTATCTGAGGAATTCCCATGATAATATTAGAGCCAAAGCTGCAGAAGTTGTGAGCACAATTGTTCAGAACAATCCCAGGAGTCAACAACTGGTGATGGAAGCTAATGGCCTGGAACCACTCCTCCATAATTTCACTTCGGATCCTGATGTTACTGTGCGCACTAAAGCACTCGGTGCAATCTCAT CTTTAATCAGGCACAATAAGCCTGGTATTGCAGCATTTCGTCTTGCAAATGGTTATTCTGCCCTAAAGgatgctttaagttttgagagCGTGAGATTTCAAAG GAAGGCTCTTAACTTGATCCAGTACTTATTGCATGAAAATCGTTCAGACTGCAATATTGTGACTGAACTTGGGTTCCCACGTATTCTGATGCATTTTGCTTCCAGTGAAGATGGAGAAGTGAGAGAGGGAGCACTCAGGGGTCTTCTTGAGCTTGCTAGAGACAGGAGAGAGCAGGGTGGCAGTTGCTCAAGCGAGGAGGAGAGGAAACTTAAGGAACTTCTTGAGCAACGAATTGAAGGGATCAGCCTGATGTCAGCTGAGGACCTTGGAGCTGCTAGAGAGGAAAGGCAGCTTGTAGACTCCCTGTGGAATGCCTCTTTCAATGAAGCCTCTGCTCTCCAAGAGAAAGGACTTCTTGTTCTGCCGGGGGAGGATGCACCTCCACCTGACGTTGCTAGCAAGCATTTTGAACCACCTCTCAGAGCTTGGGCTGCTGACCGAAATGCCGATGTGCAAGCCAATAGCGAGAAGAAAGATGCTCCATTATTACTAGGTCCACCTGCTGGTAGTGCTAGTCGTCATAATAACTCAAATACAGACGGTGGAGATGAGAGGAACCCTCCAACATAG
- the LOC113772978 gene encoding amino acid transporter AVT1D-like, which produces MFNFDKGKQCMLQHMNRPRILMPQWLNVDYSPKSIQMGSTHNIQALFVCLHAPENSRPLFSNSGRRVRYPNIKGIIMKLEGEYRPDRHIEIDTDDEENRAERFSKEDEEEDDDDDDDDSEPDFGAAPPLVNSSSSSVGSHSSGWPQSYRQSMDMYTSVTPSSFSFLRGSSPPTSANKRPQITVRESSFTRPLISPTIFDKEEVTCSQHFKKLPVASGSRLSIEELPTPKQCSYVQTILNAINALCGIGILSTPYAVKEGGWLSLILLLIFGVITCYTGILLKRCLESSPELETYPDIGQAAFGMIGRICIAIVLYLELYSSCVEYLIMMSDNMASMFPHAHLDFAGIHMDSYQLCAIVSTLVILPTVWLRNLSSLSYISVGGVIMLVVVVICLLWVGVINEVGFHPGGRVFDLAKLPLTIGLYSFCYGSHSVFPDIYSSMKEPSQFPSILVISFSTAFFLYTGVAICGFSMFGDAVKPQFTLNLPTTFTASGVAALVVVLTPVSKYALTLIPVAFGLEDLLPSSRLRSYGVSMLIRTMLVGSTLAIALTVPYFGSVMALIGSLLVMLVSLILPCACYIRISGGKLTNLQIAVCTVIMVVGLLCSIVGTYSAITNLQS; this is translated from the exons ATGTTCAACTTCGACAAGGGAAAGCAGTGTATGCTACAACACATGAATCGTCCAAGAATTCTGATGCCACAATGGCTAAATGTCGATTACTCACCAAAAAGCATCCAGATGGGCTCGACCCACAATATTCAGGCCTT GTTTGTTTGTTTGCATGCACCGGAAAATAGTCGCCCACTTTTCTCGAATTCGGGTCGGAGGGTTAGATACCCTAATATCAAGGGAATAATAATGAAGTTGGAAGGAGAATATCGACCAGACCGCCACATTGAAATTGATACCGACGATGAGGAAAATCGGGCCGAAAGATTTTCCAAGGAGGACGAGGAGGAGGACGACGACGACGACGACGACGACTCTGAACCTGATTTTGGTGCCGCACCACCCTTAGTGAACTCTTCTTCTAGCAGCGTGGGATCTCATTCTTCTGGCTGGCCTCAAAGCTACAG GCAATCGATGGACATGTATACAAGTGTTACGCCTTCCTCATTTAGCTTCCTAAGGGGCAGCTCCCCCCCGACTTCAGCAAACAAGAGACCTCAGATTACTGTCCGTGAATCTTCATTTACTAGACCCCTTATATCTCCAACGATCTTTGACAAAGAAGAGGTTACCTGCTCACAACATTTTAAAAAGCTCCCAGTAGCTTCTGGCTCAAGGTTATCTATCGAAGAGTTACCAACACCAAAGCAATGTTCATATGTACAGACGATCCTCAATG CAATAAATGCTTTATGTGGTATTGGAATCCTTTCAACTCCATATGCAGTAAAGGAAGGGGGTTGGCTTAGCCTCATTTTACTTCTAATTTTTGGAGTAATTACTTGCTATACTGGTATTTTGTTGAAGAGATGTTTAGAAAGCTCTCCAGAACTCGAAACCTATCCAGACATTGGACAGGCTGCTTTTGGCATGATCGGTCGAATATGTATAGCT ATTGTCCTATACTTGGAACTTTAT TCTTCTTGTGTGGAATACTTGATCATGATGAGCGACAACATGGCTTCAATGTTCCCACATGCTCACCTGGATTTTGCTGGAATCCATATGGACTCCTATCAACTTTGTGCAATTGTATCAACCCTTGTTATATTACCAACAGTTTGGCTTCGAAACCTCAGTTCGCTGTCATATATTTCAG TTGGAGGAGTCATCATGTTAGTGGTGGTGGTAATTTGCTTGTTGTGGGTAGGCGTGATCAATGAAGTGGGATTTCATCCAGGTGGAAGAGTTTTTGACCTGGCAAAACTACCCCTTACAATCGGTCTCTACAGTTTCTGCTATGGCAGCCATTCAGTGTTCCCAGATATTTACTCGTCGATGAAGGAGCCTTCACAATTTCCCTCCATCCTCGTGATCAG cttCTCCACAGCATTTTTTCTGTATACTGGGGTTGCAATCTGCGGTTTCTCAATGTTTGGCGATGCTGTCAAGCCCCAGTTCACACTGAATCTGCCTACGACATTTACTGCTTCTGGTGTTGCTGCATTGGTAGTG GTTTTAACACCCGTCTCAAAGTATGCCTTGACATTAATCCCTGTTGCATTTGGACTAGAAGACCTTTTGCCTTCATCTCGGCTTCGATCTTATGGTGTATCAATGCTCATCAGGACAATGTTAGTGGGCTCAACTCTAGCCATAGCGTTGACAGTTCCATATTTCG GATCTGTGATGGCCTTAATTGGATCCTTACTTGTAATGCTAGTG TCTCTAATCCTTCCCTGTGCTTGCTACATCAGAATAAGTGGTGGTAAATTAACAAACCTCCAG ATCGCAGTTTGCACTGTCATAATGGTAGTGGGCCTATTATGCTCAATTGTTGGCACATACTCTGCCATTACAAATTTACAATCCTAG